One Neomonachus schauinslandi chromosome 9, ASM220157v2, whole genome shotgun sequence DNA segment encodes these proteins:
- the LOC110585278 gene encoding granzyme H-like isoform X1 has protein sequence MQPLLLLLALLLPLGAGTEEIIGGHEAKPHSRPYMAFVQFLDKSKKKRCGGVLVHKYFVLTAAHCWGSSIRVILGAHNIEEQERTQQVIPVKTAIPHPDYNPKNYSNDIMLLQLEREAKQTAAVRPLHLPTGKTRVRPGQVCSVAGWGRVSMSSLATTLQEASLEVQKDRECEFLFRAYYSRATQICVGDPKKMKIGFKGDSGGPLVCNNVVQGIFSYGKPDGTPPGVFMKVSHFLPWIKRTMKRL, from the exons ATGCAGCCACTCCTGCTTTTGTTGGCCCTTCTTCTGCCCCTTGGGGCTGGTACAG AGGAGATCATCGGGGGCCATGAGGCCAAGCCCCACTCCCGGCCCTACATGGCATTTGTTCAGTTTCTGGATAAGAGCAAGAAGAAGAGGTGTGGCGGTGTCCTGGTGCACAAGTACTTTGTTCTGACGGCTGCTCACTGCTGGGGAAG CTCCATCAGGGTCATCCTGGGGGCCCACAACATCGAGGAACAGGAGAGGACCCAGCAGGTCATCCCCGTGAAAACAGCCATCCCCCACCCAGACTATAATCCAAAGAACTACTCCAACGACATCATGTTACTGCAG CTGGAGAGAGAGGCCAAGCAGACTGCAGCGGTGAGGCCCCTCCACCTGCCCACCGGCAAGACCCGGGTGCGGCCAGGACAGGTGTGCAGTGTGGCCGGCTGGGGGCGGGTCTCAATGAGCTCTTTAGCAACCACTCTGCAGGAGGCGTCGCTGGAAGTACAGAAGGATAGGGAGTGTGAATTCCTCTTCCGTGCCTATTACAGCAGGGCCACCCAGATTTGTGTAGGAGACCCGAAGAAGATGAAGATCGGCTTCAAG GGAGACTCCGGAGGCCCCCTCGTGTGTAACAACGTGGTCCAGGGGATTTTCTCCTATGGAAAACCAGATGGGACCCCTCCAGGGGTCTTCATGAAGGTCTCCCACTTCCTGCCCTGGATAAAGAGAACAATGAAGCGCCTCTAA
- the LOC110585278 gene encoding granzyme H-like isoform X2: MQPLLLLLALLLPLGAGTEEIIGGHEAKPHSRPYMAFVQFLDKSKKKRCGGVLVHKYFVLTAAHCWGSSIRVILGAHNIEEQERTQQVIPVKTAIPHPDYNPKNYSNDIMLLQLEREAKQTAAVRPLHLPTGKTRGDSGGPLVCNNVVQGIFSYGKPDGTPPGVFMKVSHFLPWIKRTMKRL; encoded by the exons ATGCAGCCACTCCTGCTTTTGTTGGCCCTTCTTCTGCCCCTTGGGGCTGGTACAG AGGAGATCATCGGGGGCCATGAGGCCAAGCCCCACTCCCGGCCCTACATGGCATTTGTTCAGTTTCTGGATAAGAGCAAGAAGAAGAGGTGTGGCGGTGTCCTGGTGCACAAGTACTTTGTTCTGACGGCTGCTCACTGCTGGGGAAG CTCCATCAGGGTCATCCTGGGGGCCCACAACATCGAGGAACAGGAGAGGACCCAGCAGGTCATCCCCGTGAAAACAGCCATCCCCCACCCAGACTATAATCCAAAGAACTACTCCAACGACATCATGTTACTGCAG CTGGAGAGAGAGGCCAAGCAGACTGCAGCGGTGAGGCCCCTCCACCTGCCCACCGGCAAGACCCGG GGAGACTCCGGAGGCCCCCTCGTGTGTAACAACGTGGTCCAGGGGATTTTCTCCTATGGAAAACCAGATGGGACCCCTCCAGGGGTCTTCATGAAGGTCTCCCACTTCCTGCCCTGGATAAAGAGAACAATGAAGCGCCTCTAA
- the LOC110585278 gene encoding granzyme H-like isoform X3: MQPLLLLLALLLPLGAGTEEIIGGHEAKPHSRPYMAFVQFLDKSKKKRCGGVLVHKYFVLTAAHCWGSSIRVILGAHNIEEQERTQQVIPVKTAIPHPDYNPKNYSNDIMLLQGDSGGPLVCNNVVQGIFSYGKPDGTPPGVFMKVSHFLPWIKRTMKRL, translated from the exons ATGCAGCCACTCCTGCTTTTGTTGGCCCTTCTTCTGCCCCTTGGGGCTGGTACAG AGGAGATCATCGGGGGCCATGAGGCCAAGCCCCACTCCCGGCCCTACATGGCATTTGTTCAGTTTCTGGATAAGAGCAAGAAGAAGAGGTGTGGCGGTGTCCTGGTGCACAAGTACTTTGTTCTGACGGCTGCTCACTGCTGGGGAAG CTCCATCAGGGTCATCCTGGGGGCCCACAACATCGAGGAACAGGAGAGGACCCAGCAGGTCATCCCCGTGAAAACAGCCATCCCCCACCCAGACTATAATCCAAAGAACTACTCCAACGACATCATGTTACTGCAG GGAGACTCCGGAGGCCCCCTCGTGTGTAACAACGTGGTCCAGGGGATTTTCTCCTATGGAAAACCAGATGGGACCCCTCCAGGGGTCTTCATGAAGGTCTCCCACTTCCTGCCCTGGATAAAGAGAACAATGAAGCGCCTCTAA